The following proteins are encoded in a genomic region of Nomascus leucogenys isolate Asia chromosome 17, Asia_NLE_v1, whole genome shotgun sequence:
- the INHBA gene encoding inhibin beta A chain: MPLLWLRGFLLASCWIIVRSSPTPGSEGHSAAPDCPSCALAALPKDVPNSQPEMVEAVKKHILNMLHLKKRPDVTQPVPKAALLNAIRKLHVGKVGENGYVEIEDDIGRRAEMNELMEQTSEIITFAESGTARKTLHFEISKEGSDLSVVERAEVWLFLKVPKANRTRTKVTIRLFQQQKHPQGSLDTAEEAEEVGLKGERSELLLSEKVVDARKSTWHVFPVSSSIQRLLDQGKSSLDVRIACEQCQESGASLVLLGKKKKKEEEGEGKKKGGGEGGAGADEEKEQSHRPFLMLQARQSEDHPHRRRRRGLECDGKVNICCKKQFFVSFKDIGWNDWIIAPSGYHANYCEGECPSHIAGTSGSSLSFHSTVINHYRMRGHSPFANLKSCCVPTKLRPMSMLYYDDGQNIIKKDIQNMIVEECGCS, encoded by the exons ATGCCCTTGCTTTGGCTGAGAGGATTTCTGTTGGCAAGTTGCTGGATTATAGTGAGGAGTTCCCCCACCCCAGGATCCGAGGGGCACAGCGCAGCCCCCGACTGTCCGTCCTGTGCGCTGGCCGCCCTCCCAAAGGATGTACCCAACTCTCAGCCAGAGATGGTGGAGGCCGTCAAGAAGCACATTTTAAACATGCTGCACTTGAAGAAGAGACCCGATGTCACCCAGCCGGTGCCCAAGGCGGCGCTTCTGAATGCGATCAGAAAGCTTCATGTGGGTAAAGTCGGGGAGAACGGGTATGTGGAGATAGAGGATGACATTGGAAGGAGGGCAGAAATGAATGAACTTATGGAGCAGACCTCGGAGATCATCACGTTTGCCGAGTCAG GAACAGCCAGGAAGACACTGCACTTCGAGATTTCCAAGGAAGGCAGTGACCTGTCAGTGGTGGAGCGTGCAGAAGTCTGGCTCTTCCTAAAAGTCCCCAAGGCCAACAGGACCAGGACCAAAGTCACCATCCGCCTCTTTCAGCAGCAGAAGCACCCGCAGGGCAGCTTGGACACAGCGGAAGAGGCCGAGGAAGTGGGCTTAAAGGGGGAGAGGAGTGAACTGTTGCTCTCTGAAAAAGTAGTAGACGCTCGGAAGAGCACCTGGCACGTCTTCCCTGTCTCCAGCAGCATCCAGAGGTTGCTGGACCAGGGCAAGAGCTCCCTGGACGTTCGGATTGCCTGTGAGCAGTGCCAGGAGAGTGGCGCCAGCCTGGTGCTCCTgggcaagaagaagaagaaagaagaggagggggaagggaaaaagaagggtGGAGGTGAAGGTGGGGCAGGAGCAGATGAGGAAAAGGAGCAGTCGCACAGACCTTTCCTCATGCTGCAGGCCCGGCAGTCTGAAGACCACCCTCATCGCCGGCGTCGGCGGGGCTTGGAGTGTGATGGCAAGGTCAACATCTGCTGTAAGAAACAGTTCTTTGTCAGTTTCAAGGACATCGGCTGGAATGACTGGATCATTGCTCCCTCTGGCTATCATGCCAACTACTGCGAGGGTGAGTGCCCGAGCCATATAGCAGGCACGTCCGGATCCTCACTGTCCTTCCACTCAACAGTCATCAACCACTACCGCATGCGGGGCCATAGCCCCTTTGCCAACCTCAAATCGTGCTGTGTGCCCACCAAGCTGAGACCCATGTCCATGTTGTACTATGATGATGGTCAAAACATCATCAAAAAGGACATTCAGAACATGATCGTGGAGGAGTGTGGGTGCTCATAG